A stretch of the Rosa rugosa chromosome 5, drRosRugo1.1, whole genome shotgun sequence genome encodes the following:
- the LOC133709823 gene encoding transcription factor HY5-like isoform X3: protein MSSSLENQHQAGSSSSSWRRFNANNSSSSPHSLQDHQSNTKHKLEDSDEDMFTVPDVEVTPPDDNPISTSTVTNNNATSKNNPGEIGLSGKRRRGRNPVDKEYRRLKSRLLRNRVSAQQARERKKVYVNDLELRAKELEDANSNLEEKISTLVNENTMLRKVLMNTRPKVDESIEQKQDRSVK, encoded by the exons ATGTCTTCTAGTTTGGAGAATCAGCACCAAGCCGGGTCTTCTTCGTCTTCATGGAGAAGGTTCAATGCCAACAACTCTTCTAGCTCCCCTCACTCTCTCCAAGATCATCAAAGTAACACGAAGCATAAACTAG AAGATAGCGACGAAGATATGTTCACCGTTCCGGACGTCGAGGTTACACCGCCTGATGATAATCCCATTAGCACCTCTACAGTCACCAACAATAATGCCACTAGCAAGAACAACCCTGGGGAAATTGGCCTTTCGGGCAAACGCCGCAGAGGGCGAAACCCCGTAGATAAGGAGTATCGAAGACTCAAAAG CAGATTGCTAAGGAACAGAGTGTCTGCTCAACAAGCCCGTGAAAGGAAAAAGGTTTACGTCAATGACCTGGAATTAAGAGCCAAGGAGTTGGAGGATGCCAATTCTAACTTGGAAGAAAAGATCTCGACCCTCGTTAACGAAAACACCATGCTTCGAAAG GTTCTCATGAatacaaggccaaaagtggaCGAAAGCATAGAGCAAAAGCAGGATCGATCGGTTAAGTAA
- the LOC133709823 gene encoding transcription factor HY5-like isoform X1, with the protein MSSSLENQHQAGSSSSSWRRFNANNSSSSPHSLQDHQSNTKHKLDVDSFWSWDDDDDDDDGNVNPEDSDEDMFTVPDVEVTPPDDNPISTSTVTNNNATSKNNPGEIGLSGKRRRGRNPVDKEYRRLKSRLLRNRVSAQQARERKKVYVNDLELRAKELEDANSNLEEKISTLVNENTMLRKVLMNTRPKVDESIEQKQDRSVK; encoded by the exons ATGTCTTCTAGTTTGGAGAATCAGCACCAAGCCGGGTCTTCTTCGTCTTCATGGAGAAGGTTCAATGCCAACAACTCTTCTAGCTCCCCTCACTCTCTCCAAGATCATCAAAGTAACACGAAGCATAAACTAG ACGTTGATTCATTTTGGTCatgggatgatgatgatgatgatgatgatggtaatGTTAATCCAGAAGATAGCGACGAAGATATGTTCACCGTTCCGGACGTCGAGGTTACACCGCCTGATGATAATCCCATTAGCACCTCTACAGTCACCAACAATAATGCCACTAGCAAGAACAACCCTGGGGAAATTGGCCTTTCGGGCAAACGCCGCAGAGGGCGAAACCCCGTAGATAAGGAGTATCGAAGACTCAAAAG CAGATTGCTAAGGAACAGAGTGTCTGCTCAACAAGCCCGTGAAAGGAAAAAGGTTTACGTCAATGACCTGGAATTAAGAGCCAAGGAGTTGGAGGATGCCAATTCTAACTTGGAAGAAAAGATCTCGACCCTCGTTAACGAAAACACCATGCTTCGAAAG GTTCTCATGAatacaaggccaaaagtggaCGAAAGCATAGAGCAAAAGCAGGATCGATCGGTTAAGTAA
- the LOC133709823 gene encoding transcription factor HY5-like isoform X2, which yields MSSSLENQHQAGSSSSSWRRFNANNSSSSPHSLQDHQSNTKHKLDVDSFWSWDDDDDDDDGNVNPEDSDEDMFTVPDVEVTPPDDNPISTSTVTNNNATSKNNPGEIGLSGKRRRGRNPVDKEYRRLKRLLRNRVSAQQARERKKVYVNDLELRAKELEDANSNLEEKISTLVNENTMLRKVLMNTRPKVDESIEQKQDRSVK from the exons ATGTCTTCTAGTTTGGAGAATCAGCACCAAGCCGGGTCTTCTTCGTCTTCATGGAGAAGGTTCAATGCCAACAACTCTTCTAGCTCCCCTCACTCTCTCCAAGATCATCAAAGTAACACGAAGCATAAACTAG ACGTTGATTCATTTTGGTCatgggatgatgatgatgatgatgatgatggtaatGTTAATCCAGAAGATAGCGACGAAGATATGTTCACCGTTCCGGACGTCGAGGTTACACCGCCTGATGATAATCCCATTAGCACCTCTACAGTCACCAACAATAATGCCACTAGCAAGAACAACCCTGGGGAAATTGGCCTTTCGGGCAAACGCCGCAGAGGGCGAAACCCCGTAGATAAGGAGTATCGAAGACTCAAAAG ATTGCTAAGGAACAGAGTGTCTGCTCAACAAGCCCGTGAAAGGAAAAAGGTTTACGTCAATGACCTGGAATTAAGAGCCAAGGAGTTGGAGGATGCCAATTCTAACTTGGAAGAAAAGATCTCGACCCTCGTTAACGAAAACACCATGCTTCGAAAG GTTCTCATGAatacaaggccaaaagtggaCGAAAGCATAGAGCAAAAGCAGGATCGATCGGTTAAGTAA
- the LOC133708428 gene encoding protein NRT1/ PTR FAMILY 4.6-like isoform X2 → MKKQEREGGFKANYFIFAMMFLDNIGFVANMASLVLYFMLVIHFDISGSATTTTNYLGTAFLLTLVGGFISDAYMNRLHTTLLFGVTELLGYMLLIIQSHYTKLQPLPCGESTCVHGTKALLFYASISLVALGGGGIRGAIPALGADQFNYKKPEERKHIASFFNWLLLSITGGAVVGVIFVVYVSTMVGWDIGFIISLSCAAAGLVIVALGKPYYRVRVAGESPLLRVLQVLVASVKNWRVQVPQSPDELHESTKKRERIPHTDQFRLLDKAAILPNGVDAAIASKWKVCTVTQVEEVKILSRMMPILLSTILMNTCLAQLQTLSVQQGILMDTRIGSFNVPAATIPVIPLLFMSVLIPIYEFTFVPLLRKFTGHPNGITHLQRVGVGLVLSAISMTIAGFVEVKRKHEFIHHNHKISLFWLSFHYAIFGIADMFTLVGLMEFFYREAPAGMRSLSTSFSWLSLSIGYYLSSAFVELINSITGKYTHSKLGWLEGLDMNKNHIELFYWFLAILSVLNFANYLFWANWYTYKNDVTVDEEMLIKAGQVGADESNSLSVSTVSRN, encoded by the exons ATgaagaaacaagaaagagaAGGCGGATTTAAGGCCAACTATTTCATCTTTG CAATGATGTTTCTGGATAACATAGGGTTTGTGGCTAACATGGCAAGCCTGGTTCTATATTTTATGCTTGTGATACACTTTGACATCTCTGGCTCTGCTACCACAACAACAAACTACTTGGGTACTGCATTCTTGCTTACATTAGTTGGAGGATTCATCTCTGATGCCTACATGAATCGCCTCCACACCACTCTACTCTTCGGTGTGACAGAACTGTTG GGATATATGTTGTTGATTATTCAATCCCATTATACAAAACTGCAACCTTTACCATGTGGAGAATCAACCTGCGTTCATGGCACAAAAGCCTTGCTGTTTTATGCTTCAATATCCTTAGTTGCACTGGGAGGAGGTGGAATCAGAGGAGCGATTCCTGCTTTAGGTGCTGACCAGTTCAACTACAAGAAACCCGAAGAGCGCAAGCATATAGCTAGCTTCTTCAACTGGCTTTTGCTTAGTATAACCGGTGGGGCTGTGGTTGGAGTCATATTTGTGGTATATGTCAGCACAATGGTTGGATGGGACATAGGATTTATCATCTCCTTGTCTTGTGCTGCTGCTGGTCTTGTCATTGTTGCTTTGGGAAAGCCATATTATCGTGTTCGAGTTGCAGGAGAAAGTCCTTTACTAAGGGTTTTACAG GTTTTGGTGGCAAGTGTAAAGAACTGGAGGGTTCAGGTGCCTCAGAGTCCTGATGAACTACATGAATCCactaaaaagagagagagaatccccCACACCGACCAATTCAG ATTACTAGACAAGGCTGCCATTCTCCCTAACGGTGTCGATGCTGCAATTGCATCAAAATGGAAAGTTTGTACAGTAACACAGGTGGAGGAAGTGAAGATCCTCTCAAGGATGATGCCTATTCTTCTAAGCACAATCCTCATGAACACATGCTTAGCACAACTGCAAACTCTTTCCGTCCAACAAGGAATCCTCATGGACACACGCATTGGCAGTTTTAATGTTCCAGCAGCCACAATTCCAGTCATTCCTCTACTATTCATGTCCGTTCTTATCCCCATCTACGAGTTCACTTTTGTTCCCCTTTTGCGCAAGTTCACTGGTCACCCCAATGGCATAACCCACCTCCAGAGAGTTGGTGTTGGGCTTGTCCTCTCAGCTATCTCCATGACTATAGCGGGGTTCGTGGAAGTGAAGAGAAAGCATGAGTTCATTCACCACAATCACAAGATCAGCCTCTTTTGGCTCTCATTTCACTATGCAATTTTCGGCATTGCAGACATGTTCACACTCGTGGGGTTGATGGAGTTCTTTTATAGAGAAGCTCCTGCTGGCATGAGGTCTCTGTCTACTTCATTTTCCTGGCTTTCTCTGTCCATTGGGTACTACCTGAGCTCAGCTTTTGTAGAGCTCATTAACTCTATCACTGGCAAGTATACACACAGCAAGTTAGGGTGGCTAGAGGGGCTTGACATGAACAAGAACCACATAGAACTTTTCTACTGGTTTTTGGCGATTCTGAGCGTGCTTAACTTTGCAAATTATCTTTTCTGGGCCAACTGGTACACGTATAAGAACGATGTTACAGTCGATGAGGAAATGCTAATCAAAGCAGGCCAAGTTGGAGCTGATGAATCTAACTCACTAAGTGTAAGCACTGTGTCCAGAAACTAA
- the LOC133708429 gene encoding pectin acetylesterase 10-like, whose translation MKLFWVFGGFMGLMFCRQTDGFVDWNVTQDEDLHYSEINVFGYTNGFSSTPLMVGLTLIGGAAAKGAVCLDGTLPAYHIHRGYGSGANSWLIDLEGGGWCDTIRNCVYRKKTRRGSSAYMEKHIPFTGILSNKASENPDFFNWNRVKVRYCDGASFAGDSENKAAQLHFRGQRIWKAAMEDLMSKGMRYAKQALLSGCSAGAVATVLHCDEFREMFPGTTRVKCLSDAGLFLDAFDVSGSRTLRNMFRRVVNLQGAKKNLPRSCTNRLNPNLCFFPQHIIASVKTPLFLVNAAYDTWQIQASLAPPIADPNGNWNECKKNHARCTLRQINFFQSFRNQMLKAVSGFSRAGKNGLFINSCFAHCQTERQDTWFAQDSPHIGNKGIAKSVGNWYFDRLNIKAIDCPYPCDQSCHNIVFK comes from the exons ATGAAGCTGTTCTGGGTTTTTGGGGGGTTTATGGGGTTGATGTTTTGCAGACAAACAGATGGTTTTGTAGATTGGAATGTAACTCAAGATGAAGACTTGCATTATAGTGAGATTAATGTGTTTGGTTATACTAATGGGTTTTCCAGCACACCCTTGATGGTGGGTCTTACTCTCATTGGTGGAGCTGCTGCTAAAGGAGCAG TCTGCCTAGATGGAACATTACCTGCATACCATATCCACCGGGGATACGGATCAGGAGCAAACAGTTGGCTCATTGACTTGGAG GGAGGAGGATGGTGTGATACAATCAGAAATTGTGTCTATCGCAAGAAAACTCGTCGTGGTTCATCAGCATATATGGAGAAGCATATACCATTCACAGGGATATTGAGCAACAAAGCTAGTGAAAACCCTG ACTTTTTCAACTGGAACAGAGTCAAGGTTCGATATTGTGATGGTGCATCTTTTGCTGGAGACAGTGAAAATAAG GCAGCCCAATTGCATTTTCGAGGTCAGCGTATATGGAAAGCTGCTATGGAAGATCTGATGTCCAAGGGAATGCGCTATGCCAAACAG GCCCTTCTTTCTGGATGTTCTGCTGGTGCTGTTGCAACTGTCCTCCACTGTGATGAATTCCGTGAAATGTTTCCTGGAACTACTAGAGTCAAGTGCCTCAGTGATGCTGGATTATTTCTTGATGC atttgatGTATCTGGTAGCCGCACTTTGAGAAATATGTTTAGACGGGTGGTTAACCTACAG GGAGCGAAGAAGAACCTTCCACGGAGTTGTACTAATCGCCTCAACCCGAATTTG TGCTTTTTCCCTCAACACATAATTGCAAGTGTCAAGACCCCCCTCTTTCTAGTCAATGCAGCTTATGATACATGGCAG ATCCAGGCAAGTTTAGCTCCACCAATAGCAGATCCTAATGGCAATTGGAATGAATGCAAAAAGAATCATGCACGTTGCACTCTGCGGCAGATTAACTTTTTTCAAA GCTTCCGGAATCAAATGCTCAAAGCTGTAAGCGGCTTCTCAAGGGCTGGTAAAAATggtttgttcataaactcatgCTTTGCACATTGCCAAACCGAGAGACAGGACACATGGTTTGCTCAAGATTCTCCTCATATAGGAAATAAG GGGATAGCAAAATCTGTGGGGAACTGGTACTTTGATAGACTTAATATCAAGGCTATAGATTGTCCTTACCCTTGTGACCAGAGCTGCCATAATATCGTGTTTAAGTGA
- the LOC133708428 gene encoding protein NRT1/ PTR FAMILY 4.5-like isoform X1: MYHVMIPGTYPFINTRNLLHHLHKAFLLLKYSLSSYTMGLDSEIGNGSNKELAYESMKKQEREGGFKANYFIFAMMFLDNIGFVANMASLVLYFMLVIHFDISGSATTTTNYLGTAFLLTLVGGFISDAYMNRLHTTLLFGVTELLGYMLLIIQSHYTKLQPLPCGESTCVHGTKALLFYASISLVALGGGGIRGAIPALGADQFNYKKPEERKHIASFFNWLLLSITGGAVVGVIFVVYVSTMVGWDIGFIISLSCAAAGLVIVALGKPYYRVRVAGESPLLRVLQVLVASVKNWRVQVPQSPDELHESTKKRERIPHTDQFRLLDKAAILPNGVDAAIASKWKVCTVTQVEEVKILSRMMPILLSTILMNTCLAQLQTLSVQQGILMDTRIGSFNVPAATIPVIPLLFMSVLIPIYEFTFVPLLRKFTGHPNGITHLQRVGVGLVLSAISMTIAGFVEVKRKHEFIHHNHKISLFWLSFHYAIFGIADMFTLVGLMEFFYREAPAGMRSLSTSFSWLSLSIGYYLSSAFVELINSITGKYTHSKLGWLEGLDMNKNHIELFYWFLAILSVLNFANYLFWANWYTYKNDVTVDEEMLIKAGQVGADESNSLSVSTVSRN, from the exons ATGTATCATGTTATGATACCCGGTACCTACCCCTTTATAAATACTCGGAACCTCCTCCATCATTTGCACAAAGCTTTTCTTCTCTTAAAGTACTCTCTTTCATCCTACACCATG GGGTTGGACAGTGAAATTGGAAATGGATCGAATAAAGAGCTAGCTTATGAATCTATgaagaaacaagaaagagaAGGCGGATTTAAGGCCAACTATTTCATCTTTG CAATGATGTTTCTGGATAACATAGGGTTTGTGGCTAACATGGCAAGCCTGGTTCTATATTTTATGCTTGTGATACACTTTGACATCTCTGGCTCTGCTACCACAACAACAAACTACTTGGGTACTGCATTCTTGCTTACATTAGTTGGAGGATTCATCTCTGATGCCTACATGAATCGCCTCCACACCACTCTACTCTTCGGTGTGACAGAACTGTTG GGATATATGTTGTTGATTATTCAATCCCATTATACAAAACTGCAACCTTTACCATGTGGAGAATCAACCTGCGTTCATGGCACAAAAGCCTTGCTGTTTTATGCTTCAATATCCTTAGTTGCACTGGGAGGAGGTGGAATCAGAGGAGCGATTCCTGCTTTAGGTGCTGACCAGTTCAACTACAAGAAACCCGAAGAGCGCAAGCATATAGCTAGCTTCTTCAACTGGCTTTTGCTTAGTATAACCGGTGGGGCTGTGGTTGGAGTCATATTTGTGGTATATGTCAGCACAATGGTTGGATGGGACATAGGATTTATCATCTCCTTGTCTTGTGCTGCTGCTGGTCTTGTCATTGTTGCTTTGGGAAAGCCATATTATCGTGTTCGAGTTGCAGGAGAAAGTCCTTTACTAAGGGTTTTACAG GTTTTGGTGGCAAGTGTAAAGAACTGGAGGGTTCAGGTGCCTCAGAGTCCTGATGAACTACATGAATCCactaaaaagagagagagaatccccCACACCGACCAATTCAG ATTACTAGACAAGGCTGCCATTCTCCCTAACGGTGTCGATGCTGCAATTGCATCAAAATGGAAAGTTTGTACAGTAACACAGGTGGAGGAAGTGAAGATCCTCTCAAGGATGATGCCTATTCTTCTAAGCACAATCCTCATGAACACATGCTTAGCACAACTGCAAACTCTTTCCGTCCAACAAGGAATCCTCATGGACACACGCATTGGCAGTTTTAATGTTCCAGCAGCCACAATTCCAGTCATTCCTCTACTATTCATGTCCGTTCTTATCCCCATCTACGAGTTCACTTTTGTTCCCCTTTTGCGCAAGTTCACTGGTCACCCCAATGGCATAACCCACCTCCAGAGAGTTGGTGTTGGGCTTGTCCTCTCAGCTATCTCCATGACTATAGCGGGGTTCGTGGAAGTGAAGAGAAAGCATGAGTTCATTCACCACAATCACAAGATCAGCCTCTTTTGGCTCTCATTTCACTATGCAATTTTCGGCATTGCAGACATGTTCACACTCGTGGGGTTGATGGAGTTCTTTTATAGAGAAGCTCCTGCTGGCATGAGGTCTCTGTCTACTTCATTTTCCTGGCTTTCTCTGTCCATTGGGTACTACCTGAGCTCAGCTTTTGTAGAGCTCATTAACTCTATCACTGGCAAGTATACACACAGCAAGTTAGGGTGGCTAGAGGGGCTTGACATGAACAAGAACCACATAGAACTTTTCTACTGGTTTTTGGCGATTCTGAGCGTGCTTAACTTTGCAAATTATCTTTTCTGGGCCAACTGGTACACGTATAAGAACGATGTTACAGTCGATGAGGAAATGCTAATCAAAGCAGGCCAAGTTGGAGCTGATGAATCTAACTCACTAAGTGTAAGCACTGTGTCCAGAAACTAA
- the LOC133709823 gene encoding transcription factor HY5-like isoform X4, with protein MSSSLENQHQAGSSSSSWRRFNANNSSSSPHSLQDHQSNTKHKLDSDEDMFTVPDVEVTPPDDNPISTSTVTNNNATSKNNPGEIGLSGKRRRGRNPVDKEYRRLKSRLLRNRVSAQQARERKKVYVNDLELRAKELEDANSNLEEKISTLVNENTMLRKVLMNTRPKVDESIEQKQDRSVK; from the exons ATGTCTTCTAGTTTGGAGAATCAGCACCAAGCCGGGTCTTCTTCGTCTTCATGGAGAAGGTTCAATGCCAACAACTCTTCTAGCTCCCCTCACTCTCTCCAAGATCATCAAAGTAACACGAAGCATAAACTAG ATAGCGACGAAGATATGTTCACCGTTCCGGACGTCGAGGTTACACCGCCTGATGATAATCCCATTAGCACCTCTACAGTCACCAACAATAATGCCACTAGCAAGAACAACCCTGGGGAAATTGGCCTTTCGGGCAAACGCCGCAGAGGGCGAAACCCCGTAGATAAGGAGTATCGAAGACTCAAAAG CAGATTGCTAAGGAACAGAGTGTCTGCTCAACAAGCCCGTGAAAGGAAAAAGGTTTACGTCAATGACCTGGAATTAAGAGCCAAGGAGTTGGAGGATGCCAATTCTAACTTGGAAGAAAAGATCTCGACCCTCGTTAACGAAAACACCATGCTTCGAAAG GTTCTCATGAatacaaggccaaaagtggaCGAAAGCATAGAGCAAAAGCAGGATCGATCGGTTAAGTAA